A segment of the Cololabis saira isolate AMF1-May2022 chromosome 3, fColSai1.1, whole genome shotgun sequence genome:
aagaaagaaaatgaaaatatttgacttttttttctttcttgttatTGCAGATCATCACAGTAAAAGACTCCAAGCGCCGTCTAAGTCTGTGCAGCTCAGTGGATTCTGAGGCAGAGGAGTATCAGGAGGAGGATGATGCTCTACCTGTCCTGAGTGACCACAGCCAGCTGCTAGATGACCACCACCTGCTCAAGGTAAATTATACTCACAAACATCTCACATTCATGTTTAGATATGTTATCTAAACATGAATCTGTTTCGGTTAGGTTGAAGAGTCATTGCTGGTTCTTGCACAGCATTATTTAATCCCAAACTCTTTTTTCAACAGCTTGCTGCTCACATGCCACCAAGGACCAGGGGCTATAGGTGGCATCTGGTGTACAGCACAGCCATCCATGGCAGCAGCCTGAAGACGCTGTACAGAAACATGGCTGGTCTGGACAGCCCTGTGCTGCTGGTCATCAAAGATGTGCAGAAAAAGGTTTGCATCTTTGGCTGAACTCTCCAAGACTTTCAGCAGAAACTGGATTCAAAGTGATGTCCTGATTGACAAAATACTGTCTTGGTATTTTCAGGTGTTTGGAGCTTTTTCTTCTGATCCATTTAAAGTCAGTAAATACTGCTACGGCACCGGAGAAACCTTCCTGTTCAGCTTCAACCCTGACTTCCAGGTGAGAAATTATTGCAAAAAAATGTCTAATGTTACCATGACAGCATAATTCACaaataatgaaaaatgaacTAAACCTGAGAACAATCATGGTAAAATGTGTCATTACAATTTTCTGTAGCAATACCGGTGGAGCGGGGAGAACTCCTACTTCGTGAGCGGCAACTTGGAATCTCTGCAGATTGGTGGAGGAGGGTAAGTTGTGGCATTTGTGATTTCTCCTATAAACCACAGACGTAGTCACCATAAGAAAAGAAGCCGTCTGTCATAAAAGTAATCATAAATATCATAATATAACCGCTGTAATCAGCACTTGGAACGAATCTGAGTTTGCCGATCTAGTTATCCgctagaataaaacatttacaacTTTGCACAGGTTTGATAataaatgagtttttttttgtttccttaagGGACGGCTTTGCCCTCTGGCTGGATGCTGATCTGTACCATGGCGCAAGCTTTTCATGTCCTACCTTTAAAAATGCACCTTTATCTACACATGAAGACTTTATTATACAAGATGTTGAGGTCTGGACTGTGCAGAGCTGACTGCAAGCATAAAAGAAATagacaaaaagaaaactccaAATGTTGATGCGGAGATGCCACTACTCTGTTCTGGTGGAGCCTTTACCATCACCTGGGTCAGCACTTCCAACTGGACTGGGTCCGTTAAAGTCAAGTTGCTGCTTGAAATCCAGGGCGCCCGGTTCCTGCTGCTCTGAAGCGGTTCATCAGTTGTTCTCCGTTAAGACCAGAATGTCATTCCCTCCTTTAATTAGGGAGAGTATTTTGACAAGAAGTTCTCCAAAACTAAGTTGGATGAAAAGTCTACAACCACTGGAAACACAATGTAGatgtaaacatttttttattttatgtctttatctttattgTAAATAACATTTAATTCAGCAGAAATGATGTGTCTTAGAGTTTTTGAGAGTTTAAGGCATTTGTCATTATCTGGGTTTGAGTGTGCCTATATACTTTAAGTTAAATTCATAAATTTATGTTTATTACACTGTAAAATGACGGGATCTAAATCAACCTGCATGAGCTTCTGCAGGAGGTTTGATTTTGTTGATAATGCCTCTTGAAAACAGGAAAAGATGACCATACATGTCAGGCAGAAGAAGAGCTGACATGCACCATACTGTCTTATCTTTGATATGTGGTCTCCATGGAAACCAAGACCTCTGCCGTTTACTGTCACCTCTGTTTTTGAGAATAAGACACCAACGTGCCAGTTTTGGACTGCACTCAGAAAAAAGCATTTAGAAACTGTAAATCCtttacttacattttttttaagctctgaatatttatatatatatattttttattacagGTGAACCTAGAAAGGAAAGCTTTTTTGCATGTGTGATGGTGTGCTTGCTTGTGTACGTGCATGTAAATGTGAGCCTGCTGGGCAGTGCTGGCGCTGCCACTCTTATTTTTGTGGAACCACATTAAAAATCTTTGTTTTTCCTGATCAAACTGAGTCCACCCCTCTAAGTTTATTGTACCCATGTTGCCATTTCTTCTGTCAACGCCTAAAAACATTGATGATACCGACAGAGCTTTCAGTGGAAAAGAATAAGTGCCGGTACTCCCTCTATTGACCTGCTGTCTATCATACAAATATGGGACAAAAACACAAGTGATTATGTATACagtatgtctgtctgtctgtctatcatTTTATTGTACAGGAATTAGAAGAAACAAATCAAATCCACATGAGCCAAATTCAGGCAATTCAGTTTCATGGAGCCACATTTATTAACTTTAACCTCCACGGTGTTAACATGGCATGGAAACTatcattgaaaaaataaaaatcaatgaataaatgcaCCTCAAAAACAGAAGAAGCGAAAAAATATTACTGTTTCCTTCTGtaaaacagatttattttcaGTATTGGGACCTGGCCTATGCAAACTTTAATATATTACCTTTTACCTAAAAATATGTCTTCAGAAAGTCGATATATTGACGATCCATACACATAGTCTCTGCATGAACATGTTGAATATCAACTTGTCCACGTTCAGCATCACAGCCGTGACAATCAACAAAAAAACTAGCTGTAACCTGTGAAGAGGTCGGAGGAGGGTTCTGACTACGAACCCTACACTGGAAAAAAGTGCCAGTACACTGATGGGGAAATATAAAAGTGTCAGTACTACATACATACTACCAGTCCATAGCAATGAAGAGTACAAGATCACTGTTATCTAGATGTGGTTTTGcatagttttgttgaaaaatatATGGACATTTTTGAGGAATATGAAGGTGGAGGACGCTCTACAATCTTACTGTACTTGTCTGCATTGATGCTGCCATCACAGACATGTAAATGACCTTTGTTAAGGGCATCAATATGACACCATACCATCACagagcctgttttttttttttttactttttgctgGCAacaatctggattttttttttttttcctcttggcTCCAGATTACCGAATGTTAATTTCTTCTTGAGGTGAAATACTGCTTTATGGACATCAACACCATTATGCAGAAGATTAACATgagtttcttgtcttttttctaaaaaaaaaccttttagtGACATTTTGTGTACCCATATTGTAAAGTTTAACAAAGGTTTCCCTTTCCAATGTGCTTTTATAAGTTGTTGATTAATTGATTAATAACAGTGCTTGATGCAGTACCATCTGAGGGCTCAGAGATAACCAGTGTCCACCTCACGCTTGGGCCATTGACCTTCATGCTCTGAAATTCCTCCAGATTCCTGAAATGGTTTGATGATATTTTAAACTTGTtgaaaaatgattttaatgAGTTTCTCATTTATTTGCTGATAAAGTGGAGGTCTTCAGAGACTCAGCCTTTCTCTgatgttgtttttgtattaAATCTTCATTCCAATTATCA
Coding sequences within it:
- the LOC133440914 gene encoding nuclear receptor coactivator 7-like isoform X1; amino-acid sequence: MGVAYSVGEVDHLYTFFVQWSPNIYRKRNNKSSSEKDMATKKTVSNSKASKKWEIITVKDSKRRLSLCSSVDSEAEEYQEEDDALPVLSDHSQLLDDHHLLKLAAHMPPRTRGYRWHLVYSTAIHGSSLKTLYRNMAGLDSPVLLVIKDVQKKVFGAFSSDPFKVSKYCYGTGETFLFSFNPDFQQYRWSGENSYFVSGNLESLQIGGGGDGFALWLDADLYHGASFSCPTFKNAPLSTHEDFIIQDVEVWTVQS
- the LOC133440914 gene encoding nuclear receptor coactivator 7-like isoform X2, whose product is MKYCGVLGLTEKSVAMKIMLDNFKVLYFASDCLEPYVQIITVKDSKRRLSLCSSVDSEAEEYQEEDDALPVLSDHSQLLDDHHLLKLAAHMPPRTRGYRWHLVYSTAIHGSSLKTLYRNMAGLDSPVLLVIKDVQKKVFGAFSSDPFKVSKYCYGTGETFLFSFNPDFQQYRWSGENSYFVSGNLESLQIGGGGDGFALWLDADLYHGASFSCPTFKNAPLSTHEDFIIQDVEVWTVQS